DNA sequence from the Carnobacterium funditum DSM 5970 genome:
TCCACTGCATGAAAGAATCAGCAACATTTCATATTATCGAACGGGATGAATGGAAAGAATTAAATAAGAATACTGCTGCGCCATTGAGTCATCAAGAATTAGCAGAGTTAACGGGTCTAAATGACCGCATTTCTTTATTAGATGTCGAAGAAGTTTATGTACCAATCATCCAATTACTGGATGTCTATATTCGTCAATATGAGCATTTACAAGCAAAAAAGAACGATTTTTTAGGGCAAAAGATTGTAAAAAAACCTTATATTATTGGGATAGCAGGAAGTGTTGCAGTTGGAAAGAGTACCGTTGCACGCTTGCTACAGACGTTGCTTTCTCGTGTATATAAAAATAAAACCGTCGACATGATTACTACAGATGGGTTCCTTTATCCCAATGAACGATTACGAAAAGACAATATACTAAATCGCAAAGGCTTTCCTGAAAGCTATGATATGGCTCGATTGATCACCTTTTTAGGGGATGTGAAAAACGGAAAAGAAAATGTTTTTTCTCCGGTTTATTCACATCAAATATACGATATCATTGAAAATAAGTTTCATGTATTAAATCAACCGGATATTCTAA
Encoded proteins:
- the coaA gene encoding type I pantothenate kinase, giving the protein MKESATFHIIERDEWKELNKNTAAPLSHQELAELTGLNDRISLLDVEEVYVPIIQLLDVYIRQYEHLQAKKNDFLGQKIVKKPYIIGIAGSVAVGKSTVARLLQTLLSRVYKNKTVDMITTDGFLYPNERLRKDNILNRKGFPESYDMARLITFLGDVKNGKENVFSPVYSHQIYDIIENKFHVLNQPDILIVEGINILQLPANEQIYISDFFDFSIYVDAEPAQIEKWYLERFGTLMDTAFTDPSNYYYPYAQGDREDAFVMARGIWEKVNLKNLTEFIMPTRNRADLILHKSGNHFIDRLLLRKY